ATCTCAATTTTCTTTTCGGTTTATTGTGATCAAGAGGGAGTGAACGAGTCACTTTGTCAATTTTTCGGTCTTTgctcaaaattttaataaaaaattatagctACTAATTTAGAGTGTAAAAAGTAATGAATTCAAATAAACTTTTCAAGTGTTTACTTGGAAGATTTAAAAAAATGCTTAACAGCAAGTATATCAAAAAATAACAAAAGCAAATTAAGAAAAGTAAATATTAACATAACAagctaattttatcaaattctaATCGGCATAACAGATGTCTCATATTAATAaggaaagtttaaaagtaaagaGATAAGAGTGAAAAAGATCAAATATAGAGATTTTATAATAGTTCGGCAAACTTAACCTACATCCACTCCCAAGGTCCTTCTTCTCAAGTCCTTCCTTGAGTCTTAGCTCCATTAAACCTCCTTTTAGCAGGTAAGGGAACAATCTTTCGTACAATTAGCAAACTTTTCAGGCGCTTGTAGACCTTTATACGTATGATCTACACTCAAACTTCACTTAGACTTTAAAATGTGCTTAGAACCTATATCAAGTGATCACACACTTGAACACCTTATATTGGTTTTAATTTATAAGAAAGATACTCTCAATAACTATTATCAGATATAGCAGAAATACTATTAAAATGAAAGAGAATAAATTTCCCAATAAAGATTAGATGTGAGAATGAAAAACTTTTAAAGCAAAGATATCAAAATGCTCTTAAGAATTTTGTGCTTTAATTACTCATTTACGAAGAGTTTTATTCTCTTAAATAGATGTTCTGAAAATCTTTTCTTTCTTAACCATAGAGATAGCTTAACGGTAATTAGTTTAAAAAACTAACCGATAAACCGTTTAAAAACCGTGCAGACTTAAATCAGTTGCTTTTGCAGTCTGAAAATAGTTAACTAAAAATGAACACAAGCAGAAATTAgatatctaaatttaaactgtttctaaaattaaatgtcTAATTTTAGCATTTCATAAcagtttagaaaaataatttaaaatatttcttttgcTTTACAAGAAACAGAATGAGATGGACAGACACTACCGTATCAACTCACTCACTCTTTTACAATAAATCCTAGAGTTACCTTTCTATATTTATTCTTTCTTTGATTCATCTTGTGTTGCTTTTTTGATTCATCTTGTGTTGCCATGAGAGTCTTCATTCTTTTCGATGTGTAGACTTTGCTTGTGTCTTcaatattttttagatattcCACTTTCAACATTAAAAATGGTTAGATAAATATAATTCATTAAGTTTTTGTATTATCAAAATCAAGTCCTTCCATGACTTATAAAGTCAACACGGTCAATTGCTATTGAGGGTAGTGTGGAGCGGTGGATTACTTAGCACAGGAGTGCAGACTGTCTCCTTTAACTACTCGATGGATATTCTAAGATTGTGAATGACCTAGCATCATTTCTCTGTTAGTGAATTTCAATCGAAAAATATGATTTTGTTGAATATGGTTGGATGTGTTTTAACTACTCGCTATTCTAAGACTGTGAACGACCTAGCATCATTTCTCTGTTGTGAATGTCAGTAGGAAAATATGGTTTTATTGAATATGGTTGGATGTGTTTTATTTGTTTGTAGACATGGCCATGGGCtaatttcagttcggttttgatttatttttcgaATCGAACTGGAAtcagtttgatttaaaacaGTTCAAAacgattttgattttttaatgtttCAGTTTGATTGCAATCCAAAATTAAAGCGATTATAGTTCTAAATTTTTACGATTCTAATTTCAATTTCGGTTAAATTCAAACTATAAATGGTTAATCcggttttgattttaaaaaaattaaagtaaaaaacttaaataaaaggtaaagaaataaatataagtcttaaatattattgaatgtatattttattaaatcaataaattgtaaaatgtatTCATTTACATGatataagaaataaaataatgttacatttaaatataaataatattttttacatgttaaaaataaattgaaacttaattatttgataatttaacttttttatatgttaaaaataaattgaaacttATTTAATGATGAATTTTAAGcggtataattttttaaaataatttattttaaaaataaaaattcgaaCTGAACCAccgaatttgattttaattttgattcataAGAGGATCAACCATAACCAACTCTCCTAATTTAAAGTTTCGCttcaattcaaaaattaaaatcaattgacCTTTCCGaccttaaatttaattgattcaatttccATTCAGTTCACAATTCAAATTAGATCATGGCCATATCTGTCTGTTTACTATTTGTTTGGTTTCATTGGCAATAATATGCATTATTGTTGGAaactattttctatttttaatccATGTACTTATCAATAAGAAAGATAAAATAATGATTCTGGACGGATTTTAAAACTGATTGAATTATATTTGGACTTCTAAACTGAATTATTGAGCTTGACTTATTTCTGGACTGGATTAAACTTTATAATCAGTTGCCTATTTGAGCAATGCATCTCATCTtacatggtaaaaaaaaaacagcaaaTGTAATTTTGCTGAAGACAAAGAATGGATAAGGGAACGTGAGGGGGGAGTGCGTGGGCCGGGGGGGACCAAATGCAACCACCGCCCACCTtcaaaattgagaaaaaaatgcATCACAGCTTGTCATGATATGATGTGGTGGGAGCAGCCAACAGAAAAAAGCAGGTAGTTGGTGCAGCGCTGCAGTGGATAATTCCCACTTCCCGCTATCTACGCTTGAATTGCTGGTTGTTGAAGAAAACgcgtttctttcttcttttttctacaTGATTATAGTAATGGGCAATGAGTAGCAACAACTCAGAAGTGGTGGGGAACATCAGAATAATTCATTTATACCCACTTGATGccctttgatttttttaataaaaaatttaagattagATTCTCTCATCCTATCAACCATTTGAGGAGGAAGCTTCTCAATACTCTCCCTCTCTCGCTCTCCATCTTCTCCTATTTCAATTCCATAAAAAGCTTCTAGATACATATTCATGGAGAATTAGGGCTTTTATTTTTGTGTCTTGTTTTCTTTTTCAGCGCTATAAcaaaattacatttttttttctataatttagaaattcaaataattatattaaaaataacagaaaatattattattgattaatAATTCGCAACAAAAACgttcaaaaatcaaaatatattaatattactaaaaaaaattacataataaaactaatataatatatatatattatcatattttattaatatattttatttttacctattaaactaataaaatcataacaaataaaatataaagaatttAATATCTCAGAGACTATGTTATTATATTCGGAAAAGAAAAAAGGTAAAGGACAGTTTTGGGAAGCACGAGGCACACACAGCACGCCGTCCCACGATTTCTACCCCTGGCAAGTACGGTCGCACGGTTTTTGAAACTTCTGGATTAAATTGAACaatcatatttaattaattaaaattgtatatgagtaattttactttattattacaatttaagtattatatttatttagaaatgtttaaaattcaacaaatcaaattcaaaatgaaaatttaattttgtttgcAGTTTTCTGCAATAATTGTATTTGAAGGAAAAAtgtattatttagtatttatagtataaaaaaattattaattaattttttattttaaaatataaattaaaatatttctaaatttttaaaaaaattattaaatagttttttttattaattttaattattaaatattcattatttaatttttttgttggaaaaatcattagttatttttttaattttataaaaatatcttaattaatacattcatattaaaatattttaaatattttataatatttatgattaaaattaataaattaattaattaatagagttttaaaatctttaaaattattttaatatattatttaaaatcgataaattaattaataaatttttttataatattatagattcaacatgatatttcatagtaaaatttatatattttcacttgtagtcataattttttttcactttatttttttatatatattaaaaaatataattttttattaactttttaattatttttattttaaatatattaaattttattaaatattaaaaaatattttaaaagatttattaaaaataaaataattataataattaatttatattattataattaaaaaatgataataattttataataattaaaaataaaaaaatatataaaaattatgggaTTGAGGAAATATTAGATtaatttaagtaaaattaattttaaaacagaTTTAGATGAGATTAGAATAAATCAATtcagttttaaataaaaaaaatacaaaaatcagACGTTGTTTGTAGAAGGTGAACCAAACCAATCCATCCACTGTTCTCCTCTATCTTCTTCATTTAATTATAAAGACATTCAATCCCACGTTGCCTGTCCTTTTCTCTATCATTACCTACTTTcctctttatattttttctttcgacttcttttttgttttcttccATTTGGTTCTCTGAATTTGTCAAAATAATATGTtgttctgaaaaaaaaaagaaaaagaattattttttagttgtaGCTGCGTGTTGCTGCATAATTTTTGTCTTCTTCCCTTTTCTAATCCTAACCCTTAATCACTATTTGAAGGGTCTTTAAACTTTAATCTTATTAATATTCTTGGCTTCTTGTTCTTTGATATTTCCAGTGATTTTTTAGCTGACCCTCATGTTTATTCCTTGCatttcttgaatttctctgcCGGGTTGTTGATATTTTGAAGTGGTGGTGAGGATTGTGTATAGTTGTGTTTTCATTGCCTTCTCTGCTTGTAAATATTCCTTCTCAGTTTTGTCAAAAAGTTTGCGGAGTTCTTTTACAATTGGGCATTATTTTCTCTGCTAGTTAGCTTTCTTTTGATTCCTCTATAGTTCTAGCTGGCCATTTACGTTTGTCTCCTGTCAAAATCTCAGCTTTGAGCTAATCTGGGTTTCACAGCTTCtggatttttattttgtaatctgGGTTTCGATTCTTAAAATTTACCCATTCTTCTCTCTTTGTTCTTCTGGTCATGGTGAATAATTGGGGCTCTGTGGTGTTCATCTGGGTTTCATCCATAATGTGTTTGATCTGTGTTTCCTTAGGATATAATCCTGTAGACGACTACTTGATAGATTGTGGATCCTCCACCAATAAATCAGTGGGGGACCGTGTATTTGTAGCCGATCAATTTTATTTCAATCTGCTTTCAACCCCACACATCACTTTTGCAAATGCTAGTTCAAGTCCCAACTCATCAGCCTATGACCCTTCTCTTTTCCAAACTGCAAGAATATTCAATGAGACTTCTTATTACTCTTTTTCAGTAAATAAACCTGGAAGACATTGGATTCGCCTTTATTTCTTTCCATTTATGTTTAGAAACTACAATCTCAGCACTGCCAAATTCTCTGTTTCTGCTCAAAATTTCACCCTTATTAATGAATATCAGCCAAAGGTTGATCCTGAGGTCAAGGAATACTCCTTCAATGTAACTTCTGATAAGCTAGTTCTTAGCTTCACTCCTTTTGCCAATTCATTTGCTTTTGTAAATGCACTGGAAGTTTTTTCACTTCCTGATGAGCTTATTCCTCCGGGAGCCCCCACCATTGGTTCCCAGGGCAAATACCAAAATCTGGGGAAACATGCTTTAGAAACTGTTGAGAGATTGAATATGGGCAATCAAACTGTTTCTCCCTTAAATGATACCTTGTGGAGACTTTGGGAAGCTGATGGTAAGTATCTTAAACACAGCAATGTACAAAAGTTTGTGTCAAACGTGAGAGCTGTCAATTTCACAAAAGGAAAGCTAACAGAGAATATTGCTCCATCCTCTGTCTATGGAACTGCTACTATATTGAATTCAGATCCTGATCCTCAGACCAATGCCAATGTGACCTGGCTTTTTGATGTTGATCCTGGTTTTGAGTATCTTGTTCGGTTCCATTTCTGTGACATATTGCCTAGACCTGCTGCAAAGTTCTTCTTCAATGTATATATTGGTTCATCTGCAGTTGTTCAATATCTTGATCTTCTTAATCGTACATCAGATGTTGGTGTGCCCTATTTTATGGATGTGATCACAAGAGTGAGTGTTAGCCGGATGCTAAATGTCAGCATTGGCCCTTCTAATAATCTTCTATATCCAAATGCAATTCTTAATGGGTTGGAGATCATGAAAATAAGCAATTCTATGGACTCCCTTGATGTCTCAGACTCTGCATCATCAAAAAGTTCCAAGACAAAAATCATTCTAATTGCAGGCTTGGCCGCTGTGTTTTTCATCATTATTGTTCTTGCTGTAGTTATATTTCTGCTGTGCAGAAGGAGGAGACTAGCAGATTTAAACCATTGGAATGAAGGAGATACTATTTACACTGCAGGCAGTAAGTTCTCCAATGGGACATTGATGTTTTCCACTTCAAAGTTCGGGTATCGCTTCCCCTTTGTGGCAATTCAAGAGGCTACTGATAACTTCAGTGAAAGTTTGGTTCTTGGGGTTGGTGGATTTGGGAAGGTTTACAAGGGAGTCCTGAGAGATGAGACAAAGGTGGCAGTGAAAAGGGGGACTTCTCAATCACAAGGCATTGCAGAATTCCAAACTGAGATTGAAATGTTGTCTCAATTCAGACATAGACATTTGGTCTCTTTGATTGGATACTGTGATGAAAGAAATGAGATGATCATAATCTATGAGTTCATGGAAAATGGCACCCTCAAGGATCATCTGTATGGCTCGGATCATCCCTGCTTAAGTTGGCGACAAAGACTTGAGATATGCATCGGAGCAGCCAAAGGACTTCACTACCTTCATACCGGCTCTACAAGGTCAATCATTCACCGCGATGTCAAATCTGCAAACATACTACTAGATGAGAATTTCATGGCCAAGGTCGCTGATTTTGGCCTTTCAAAGACTGGTCCTGAGATTGATCAATCACATGTTAGTACAGCAGTAAAAGGAAGTTTTGGATACCTCGATCCTGAGTACTTGATCAGACAACAACTGACAGAGAAATCTGATGTTTACTCCTTTGGAGTTGTCATGTTTGAAGTTCTTTGTGGGAGACCTGTTATTGATCCATCGCTGCCAAGAGAAAAGGTCAATTTAGTTGAATGGGCATTGAAGAGTCAAAGGAGAGGACAACTGGAGGAAATTGTAGATCCTCTTCTTGAAGGTCAAATAAAACCAGATTCCTTGAACAAGTTCGGCGAAATAGCTGAGAAATGCTTAGCAGAACGCGGTGTTGATAGACCTTCAATGGGAGACGTTTTGTGGAATTTGGAGTTTGCACTTCAACTCCAAGGAAATGAAGGGAGATCCAGCCATAATGGTAACATCATCGAAAAATTTTGTCGTGCCAATAGCTTCGAGACCGATGTATCTGCTGCACAAGTCAGCATGGGGGATCTTGCTGGTGTTTCAATGAGCAAGGTTTTTGCCCAAATGGTGAAAGAGGAAATGAGGTAGACTGCAGATTCTCATACTAaattgcaggagtttgctccaTTCATAATTGCTAAACAAAGTGAGCTTAGAAAGTGTATACTGTGCAGAAGATGTGAATTCAAATTCATTGCTAGTGTGAGTGTGGCTGATTTGAATCTCCTGGAAATTGCACACACAGAACAAATCCATTAGCTTGCCAACTTGTATTTGTCATTGGTTGTTGTTCATTTCTGATACGTGCTGCTTCTGTGATATTAAATCACCTATTCTTTATTTGAGCAGGGACTCTCTCCCTTGATGTATAATCATCTTACATAAATTCGGTGCTTTTTTTCccacttatatttttttttttcagtattCGCGACAAATAGGCTCATTTAAGAAGACAAAGCACTTTCAGAGAAAGGTGCTTCATATCCAAGTCTCGAGTTTGAGATTGGAAGAAGGGAAGTTGACCAAGAGCAAGTTATTCGATTTTTTTAGCTTAATTGCAGAGACTGAGCCTGAACTTAGAGATCACTTTCATTTCTCTCCTCTTCAAACTTCAGTTTGTTAGAAGTCAAATCATTTATTGCTTACGTTCGACTAATCTGCTCTCTCCTTCATGCCTTATGCAATCTTTTAAACATGGATGTGAGATCAGTAATTTTAATTAGGAGTccaactaaattaaattatatttaatatatctaataaaaatatttatagatagatagatagatataGAATGTGATAGATCATTACAAtagaaatttactatttattttttatattatagagaaatttattatttaattttttaatttttaaaaacacattaaaatgtttttaaattttttttaaaaaactattaattcattattttcttaataagagccgttaagtattttactatttaattcatataatttgaaaaaaattcatAGTTTTAAGCACATATTAATTAGTTTCTCCTTATTAAGcacataatatatttttttacaatatttaatagttaaaattaatggtgaaattaattagtaaatttttttagaatGATAGAAAcattcaaatataatttttaaaattgaaaaattaattaatgagttttattataatataaaaactaaatagttttttttttcgttacagctatataaattgatttttttttaatttgttttgagAGCATTGCATAATAACTTATGATTAATACTTACCTTCTAAGCATAAtctcaaattttaataaaatagctattttgttaatattataaaattttaaaaattaaactattacaAAGTTTATAGTAATATTgtgttaaatattttctttatcatattaaaatgaatatttcaatttaactatttatatttttatcatttcatatatttttttactatctaccaattgtaatatatataatattttgtaaaaataatttattaatagactgttacaaatatcttcaaataaaGTAGAGATTTAGAAATTTAGGAGTTAATGTAAAATTATTTGATGTTATACGATAATAGCCTAAAATAGATATTGAGTTGTCACCATCAGAGCTATACGGTAAATATATGATAAACCATTATACTGTTTATATTATTCTCCCACATAAAGTTGGGTCTTCACAAAAAATTACTATAAACAGATATAATTCAACATGCTCCCCTTACGTCTGTAATTATAGGATTCCAGCCAATCAGCTGATGAGATCTATTATCAATGAGCTTGCCATATCATTAAtgaattatcaaaaaatattatatttatctctatatttttatagtataaaaaaagaataatcaCACAAATAAATGTACGTTATTCTCCCACATAATtactcttgagttttaaacacTATACTCGCttgttttttcaattaattaacttaATCGTCAGAGTAAATATTGTGACCGCCAATCACTTTATATTTTCGGTCTTATAAATAGACCAATTATAGCACAACTCTATTAGATCAATACgttatcaatttaatttcagtaatattattattataaaatattttattataaattagtgTTTAAAGAATACAATAAATTGTGattctataatatatatatattttaaaattatgtactCTTACGTCATTTCAAATCTCCAGtaaggtatatatatatatatatatattatattatattatgtatTAAATGAGtaaaaaattgttaaattaaTAGACTTCtgtttatatttctttttcaaatattatttttaagagatttttatatttaacaagtacaaattattaaatatatactttttttCATAAACTACTGAGGATCCAATGTCCCTCTTTGCCTCTCATACATCCATGATCCATCCATAACTGAACAGATGATATCAACTTATATCTAAGAAAGTTAAAAGACAAATgtacaatataaaaaaattaaattgaaaattaatttttatttgagttttttttttaatttaaagagtttatttgtttaaaatagacttttaattttttttttaaattaaattcttttaaaattttaaaaattctttagataaaaatgttttgtaatcaaataattttttttaatagactGTCTCCTCAAATTaaagctgtttttttttttttttgtgtgtgcaCGCGCgtttttacatataaattttcATTGCATTTTAAAACTCACGAGTACATAAACCTGTAACATTGAGTTtgaaaaaaatccaaaaaactCGAGATTCAAAACAACAACTCAATCTCAGAAAATACAAATTAAACCAATCAAGGGTGTAAATTAAACCAATCAAGGGTATAAATTAACCAAATCATTCGTAAACTATTTGAGATTTCATTCGATAAAAAACTCAATCGAAGTCGATTGAATTTTTAAACGAGCAAAActcgaatttaatttttagatttgtTTAGTAAATgagtcaaatctgaactccatagtattcgactcgttaaaactcataaactcgatttgtttttgagtttatgagcAGACTTGCGAATAGATTTGTGAACAGTCTCATTAAGTAAgttgaaataattattataagagatcataagagaaataaattcaaattctgCGTATATTCTCATGAGCCAAacctaaattttctaaaatttagctttatataatttaattacactCTTAATTCGCATATATTTGTATTattgagatttaaaattttatctttataaatttacgagttaatttatagatatacttatttaattaaaattattttaattttaaatttattagttttaaactaaaattcattatacacttaaataaattgaattatttgtgAATTATTCAAGATTAAAttcgataaaaatttaattcgtcTAAATTTATTTGCTAAACAAATCAATATTGAACTTCTTAATACTCGGTTAGAgttcgaaataaataaaactcgaattcggctcgatctcaaaaaaattttaacaaatcaaatttaaactcTTTAAAATTCGGTTCAACTCGATTCGTTTACACCGCAAGTATAATTGGTGCGAACCCAATGTATTGTcccttctctttttatttttttatttttttaaattttataatttaaaattaatatttactccttaattatacttaaaaaaaattatctgtttttttttctttcaagaaTGAAAAACTTGTAAGACGAAGTATTAAAGTtcactttttttaaattgaaattttcgcTCAGTCACTCTCTATAATTACTTTgtttaaagtaaaataataattattttattttatttattttgctcaaaataaagtaataattattttattgcaaaaattaattaattttttttaaaaatattttaacttttaagtGTCTTTTAAAGTGAAACTATTTTTATAATCAATCATATtagcaaaatatataatattaaccaAAAAAGGGTAATCATTTAAAAAGAGTATgtagtataatatttttataaattatttaaaaattaaaatataaaatatttttattttataaatttacaaaaatgatatatattttataaaatgttttgataagTCTCTACTCCTAAACAGGTAACCATATTAAAAGAGAGCGTAAGAATTTCAAAGGTAATCATattaattaaacattaattataaatatacattaattaaatattaattaataaactaaaaataaaatattcttacatattaaattattaataaaaaatataaactcaTTGAAATGATGattcaaatttatatattactccAACAAATACTCTTGTTAATATATTATGAAatgcaaaattaatatttttatttttaatttttttttatatcaagctaaaaattatttaaattaaataattttatctatAACCATTTTCATAGTCGACCATTTTAAAAGTTGAAGCTGAAAATcaataaatacattaaaatcacgattatttttaattatcatattatGCATGATAATAGTAGATAATGATGactgctggatttcttcaccccagatcatgggcttgaccacagccaaaggcccataacgtagaggcccacgcacctgatatgcacaacaagcctggctcattcaaccttcaaggccgggctcaaccaagcttcttcGCTCAGATCGGCCCAATCCGCAACCAGCAGGCCCTTTCCTCTCAGTctcagcgtccggcccgactctcggcccagcccagtatccagagccatactcagacagcctagcagatccgctcgagcgtacgcacgagCAGAATCAGaggtcgttacgcatggagcaggcagctgataccctcgtacgcccgaatctgtatgtcagagacgcgtgtcccaatcatggagaggcctttacacgtcaccagcaagcatagcgaaatggataaaaggggaatcccctccccagaaagtaaaagttttatttttcaataccaaaacccttgtaaaaccctattctattggatctcagatcatcaattggcgccgtctatgggaaacgaaggagatcttttcatcaccagagttttcactttcaaaacccactgagatccacgatggcaaaccaccaagaaagtaacattaacattccaaatgacctgagctctacccaagatgggcagcagttctccttttctagccgtacaacgttgaataaccaaacgcctattcctcttaatccctcgccaagcttggcagggaatactcccaccatgattctgtctaaccaggacattcaaaccatggctctccagctacagactactgctcactggttggggcagataatgcaacagaggggccttagcaccccagtaaatgcactcccagtagtggaggaacccaaaACCAATGAACCCCGACCTACCTCTGACCGTCTCCAAACTAACAGCCACGAtgccggggaagaggaagaaccggaggcccgaatccatgggagaagggc
This region of Manihot esculenta cultivar AM560-2 chromosome 10, M.esculenta_v8, whole genome shotgun sequence genomic DNA includes:
- the LOC110624054 gene encoding probable receptor-like protein kinase At2g39360, with the translated sequence MVNNWGSVVFIWVSSIMCLICVSLGYNPVDDYLIDCGSSTNKSVGDRVFVADQFYFNLLSTPHITFANASSSPNSSAYDPSLFQTARIFNETSYYSFSVNKPGRHWIRLYFFPFMFRNYNLSTAKFSVSAQNFTLINEYQPKVDPEVKEYSFNVTSDKLVLSFTPFANSFAFVNALEVFSLPDELIPPGAPTIGSQGKYQNLGKHALETVERLNMGNQTVSPLNDTLWRLWEADGKYLKHSNVQKFVSNVRAVNFTKGKLTENIAPSSVYGTATILNSDPDPQTNANVTWLFDVDPGFEYLVRFHFCDILPRPAAKFFFNVYIGSSAVVQYLDLLNRTSDVGVPYFMDVITRVSVSRMLNVSIGPSNNLLYPNAILNGLEIMKISNSMDSLDVSDSASSKSSKTKIILIAGLAAVFFIIIVLAVVIFLLCRRRRLADLNHWNEGDTIYTAGSKFSNGTLMFSTSKFGYRFPFVAIQEATDNFSESLVLGVGGFGKVYKGVLRDETKVAVKRGTSQSQGIAEFQTEIEMLSQFRHRHLVSLIGYCDERNEMIIIYEFMENGTLKDHLYGSDHPCLSWRQRLEICIGAAKGLHYLHTGSTRSIIHRDVKSANILLDENFMAKVADFGLSKTGPEIDQSHVSTAVKGSFGYLDPEYLIRQQLTEKSDVYSFGVVMFEVLCGRPVIDPSLPREKVNLVEWALKSQRRGQLEEIVDPLLEGQIKPDSLNKFGEIAEKCLAERGVDRPSMGDVLWNLEFALQLQGNEGRSSHNGNIIEKFCRANSFETDVSAAQVSMGDLAGVSMSKVFAQMVKEEMR